In Sphaeramia orbicularis chromosome 5, fSphaOr1.1, whole genome shotgun sequence, a genomic segment contains:
- the camkva gene encoding caM kinase-like vesicle-associated protein: protein MPFGCLTLGEKKDYNNPSEVTDKYDLGQIVKSEEFCEIFRAKDRNTLKMYTCKKFHKKDGRKVRKAAKNEIMILKMVKHHNILQLVDAFETKKEYFIFLELATGREVFDWILDQGYYSERDTSNVMRQVLEAVAYLHSLKIVHRNLKLENLVYFNRLKHSKIVISDFQLAKLENGLIKDPCGTPEYLAPEVVGRQRYGRPVDCWAIGVIMYILLSGNPPFYDDGDEDEDSRDKNLFLKILSGDYEFDSPYWDDISDSAKNLVASLMEVDQDQRLTAQEAIGHEWISGNAASDKNIKDGVCAQIEKNFAKAKWKKAVRVTTLMKRLRASEQGDSGAAGAAGDPNTPGSTPAPPAGTSGSLSASIKAALSEKAPDTQTASILTARQEEQPQARCNGDIPHMLPQRKTE, encoded by the exons ATGCCATTTGGTTGTTTAACTCTCGGGGAGAAGAAGGATTACAACAATCCCTCAGAAGTGACCGACAAATATGACCTTGGACAAATTGTTAAATC AGAGGAGTTCTGTGAGATATTTCGAGCGAAGGATAGGAACACCTTGAAAATGTACACCTGTAAAAAGTTCCACAAAAAGGACGGGAGGAAAGTGAGGAAAGCTGCCAAGAATGAGATAATGATCTTAAAGAT GGTGAAGCATCACAACATCCTCCAGCTGGTTGATGCTTTTGAAACTAAGAAAGAGTACTTCATATTTTTGGAGCT CGCTACAGGCAGAGAGGTCTTCGACTGGATCTTAGATCAAGGCTACTACTCTGAGAGGGACACCAGTAATGTTATGAGGCAGGTGTTGGAAGCAGTAGCTTACCTGCATTCTCTGAAAATCGTCCATAGAAATCTTAAG CTGGAGAATTTGGTGTACTTTAATCGACTGAAGCACTCCAAAATTGTCATCAGTGACTTCCAGTTGGCGAAACTGGAAAATGGACTCATCAAGGACCCATGTGGCACTCCAGAATATCTTG CTCCTGAAGTGGTTGGAAGGCAGCGATATGGGAGACCTGTTGACTGCTGGGCCATAGGAGTCATCATGTATATACT GTTGTCTGGTAATCCTCCATTCTATGATGATGGTGACGAAGATGAAGACAGCCGTGATAAAAATCTTTTTCTAAAGATTTTGTCAGGAGACTATGAGTTTGATTCACCCTACTGGGATGACATTTCGGATTCTG cCAAAAACTTAGTGGCATCTTTGATGGAAGTGGACCAAGATCAGCGATTGACTGCACAGGAGGCTATAGGCCATgaatg GATTTCTGGAAATGCTGCTTCAGACAAGAATATAAAAGATGGAGTTTGTGCACAAATAGAAAAGAACTTTGCTAAAGCCAAATGGAAG AAAGCAGTTCGAGTGACCACCCTCATGAAGAGACTTCGAGCATCTGAGCAGGGGGATTCTGGGGCGGCAGGGGCTGCAGGTGACCCCAACACACCCGGCAGTACGCCTGCCCCTCCAGCTGGCACTAGCGGCAGTCTTTCAGCCAGCATAAAGGCTGCTCTTAGTGAAAAGGCTCCCGACACACAGACTGCCAGCATCTTAACAGCCAGACAGGAAGAGCAGCCACAGGCGCGATGCAACGGCGACATTCCCCACATGTTGCCACAAAGAAAAACCGAGTAG